The Nostoc sp. 'Peltigera membranacea cyanobiont' N6 genome contains the following window.
ATAGGCGACTGTACGATTATTTATGTAACAGCAATTGGTGGTAGCGCCGCCGCTCGGTTAATCAAAAAAGGTGTCACCCCAGTCAAGGCGCGATCGGAAGAAGAAGAAATTAGTGAAGTGCTAAATAAGCTAGTGAAAACCCTCAAAGGTAATCCTCCACCTTGGTTGCGTAAAGCTTTACAGCCAAAAACCACAAACTTTGCTGATGAAATTGAAGACGAAGCAAAAGTATGACCACAAATAATAGTGTTAACGGAACTGCTACAACAGAAGTCTTGAACTCACCTTTCCTGAAGGTATTAATCAAACAAATCCGTGGTCAAGACAGTTATGGAGTTTATCGTACTTGGTCGGATGAATTGATTCTCAAACCCTTTATTGTCACCAAACAAAAGAAACGGGAAATCTCCGTTGAGGGTGAAGTCGATCCGATCACACAAGCACGAATTATGGCATTTTTTCGAGCTGTAGCGGCTGGGATTGAACAAGAAACAGGTTTAATATCCCAGGTTGTGGTTGATTTAAGCCATGAAGGATTTGGCTGGGCGCTAGTTTTTTCTGGTCGTCTCTTGCTAGCTGTAAAAACTTTGCGAGATGCTCAACGCTTTGGCTTTGACTCAGTAGAGAAATTAGCAGAAGAGGGAGAAAACTACGTCAAAAAAGGTCTTGATTTAGCGAAACGCTTTCCTGAAGTTGGCAACCTGTAACAATTTTAGATTTTGGATTTTGGATTTAAGTCTTAATCACTAGTTTCATCACCATTTGATTAAAACAATATTATCCAATCCAAAATTTAAAATCTAAAATCTAAAATCCAATGTGGAGTGGCTGATTGTGCAAGCAGAAGAAACGAGTATTGAGGAAATACAAGGAAAAATCAGACGGCTCAACAGCAAAGCAGGTCAAATGAAAATGGATCTGCATGATTTAGCCGAAGGACTGCCAACAGATTACACACAACTTATGGATGTTGCCGCTGCAACTTATGAAATCTATCGCCAGTTAGATGAACTTAAGCAACATCTGAAACAATTGGAGAATGCAAAATGACTGGAACAATTGATGAATTAAAGAAGCTCGTAGATGCAGAAGAATTTTTTCAATTCTTTAATATGTCCTACGATGTAGAAGTTGTGAATGTCAATCGTCTACATATTCTGAAAAAGTTTTCTCAATACATACAGGAAATTGATAATAATTCTCCTGACTTGAGCCAAGAAGAGAAACTCAATCAATATTCTTTAGCTTTGCAAAAAGCTTATCAGGTATTTATCGAATCAACACCTCACGAACAAAAGCTGTTCAAAGTGTTTAACGACAAGCCGAAAAATGTAGTCACACTGACAGAAATCACTTCTGATTAGGAGGTATAAATTGGTTAACCTAACGCCTACCGAATTAGAACGCTATCGTCGCCAAATGATGCTTCCGAATTTTGGCGAAGCAGCACAGAAACGCTTGAAGTCAGCGACAGTTTTGGTTACAGGTGTGGGGGGATTAGGCGGTACGGCGGCGCTTTACTTAGCAGTAGCGGGCGTTGGGCGGCTAATCCTAGTCCGGGGTGGTGACTTGCGGCAAGATGATATGAATCGTCAGGTTCTCATGACTGATGATTGGGTAGGTAAGCCAAGGGTATTCAAAGCTAAAGAAACTCTGGATGCGATTAATCCTGATGTCCAAGTGGAAGCTGTTCATGATTACATCACCCCGGAAAATGTAGATTCGTTAGTGCAATCTGCTGATATGGCTCTTGATTGCGCCCACAATTTTACAGAGCGCAATTTGTTAAATGAAGCCTGTGTGCGATCGCGTAAGCCAATGGTAGAAGCCGCAATGAATGGCATGGAGGCTTACCTAACGACGATTATTCCTGGTGTGACTCCTTGTTTATCTTGTCTGTTTCCAGAAAAGCCTGATTGGGATCAGCGTGGCTTTTCAGTTCTAGGCGCTGTTTCTGGAACACTAGCTTGTTTAACAGCACTGGAAGCTATCAAGTTGATCACCGGGTTTAGTCAGCCTCTATTATCGCAATTGCTGACAATCGACCTCAATCGGATGGAATTTGCTAAACGCCGTTCTCACCGCGATCGCTCTTGTCCAGTATGCGGCAATAGTGCGCCTTGGAGACACGCGCAATCCAATTCTATGGAACCTACAGGGATTGCACAAAATACTTAATTTTGTCATTGGTCATTAGTGAATAACAAAGGACAAATGACGAAGGACAACTGACAACCCACACCTGAAATCAGAACAACTAATCGCTACAAATCAGGAGAACTGATGGCCGTTATTTTATCAGAAAAAGCAGAATTTCATCTGCGGGCATTCCTCAAAGGTTCCGCACCCGATGCTAATGGCGCAACTAAAGGTGTTCGCATCTCGGTAAAAGATGGTGGTTGCAGTGGCTATGAATATGCAATTGATATCACCAGCAAGCCCCAACCAGATGATCTAGTAAGTCAGCAAGGCAAAGTACTAGTTTACGTCGATGCCAAAAGTGCGCCGTTATTAGACGGAGTTATCGTTGACTTCGTTGAGGGAGTGATGGAAAGCGGTTTCAAATTCATCAACCCCAATGCAACTGATACCTGCGGTTGTGGAAAGTCCTTCAAAACAGACGACGGTACGCCTACTGGTGTACCTTGCAGCTAACATCATTCCGTTAGCGCTAAGTCAATTTTAGAAGCACTCCGCAGAATTTCAATGCCCTTGAGGTAGATTCTAGTTCGTGTTGCATCCCTTACCCCTATAGAGAAGCTGACTAAACTTAGCATCTCTGTAAGAAGAAGGGAAGCAAAAAGTAGGATAGGTTGCTCAAAAACTTCAGAAATTAGACCAACTGTATAACGTTTGAGGAGAATCGGAAAATGGCTTCCTACCAAGTTAGATTAATCAACAAAAAAGAAGACATCGACACCACAATTGAAGTTGACGAAGAGACCACCATCTTAGAAGCAGCAGAAGAAAATGGTATTGAGTTGCCCTTTTCATGTCATGCAGGTTCCTGCTCTAGCTGTGTTGGTAAAGTTGTCGAAGGTGAAGTGAATCAAGACGATCAAAACTTTTTAGATGACGATCAGGTTTCTAAAGGATACGCTCTACTTTGTGTAACTTATCCTCGTTCTAATTGCACAATTAAGACTCATCAAGAAGCATATCTGGTCTAAGTTACTACTTTGGTTGCTGCCTTTAGCGACCAAATAAAACATGAAGGATGAAGGATGAAAATATACTTCCTTCTTCCTTTCACAATTCCTAATTTATAATTAAAATGTTTACCAGCTTTAGTGTTACTGGCTGTTCATTAGAGTTATTGAGAACAGGAGAGCGAGGAATCGTAATTTTCTGCAAAACTCAGGATGAAACAATCTTGAAAAAACTTATATCAATGGGAATAATAACAGGAACTCATATCATTTTCAAGCAAGATTTTCCCTCTTTTATCCTCAATATCAATAACAAAGATTTTGTACTAGATTTAGAAAGTGTCCGAGCGATTTATGTTCGCGTTATTGATAATTCCATTAATTATTATGTATAGCCTTACTTAATTATTTATGAGAAATAAAATTCCCGACTTTTTAAATAAGTCAGGGATCTATGATTTTCAATTATTAAAAATCTAATATGATTGCTGTAATTACACTAAACTAAGCTATTGCACTCTTTTGGTCACTAAATTATATAAATGCAATTTGATCTGAAAAATAGAGTGGCTTGCAAAAGAAGCCAACTCTATTTTTTAATCAACAGCAACTATCACATCTGATGATTTAATCACGGCATAAGCCTGCTTACCTTCTGCAAGTCCTAGCTTTTCTGCTGATGATTTTGTGATTATTGACACTAGCTCTACTCCTGGCGCTAGTTCTAAAGTTATCTCAGTATTAACTGAACCATGCACAACTTTTTTGACAGTACCCTTAAGAGAATTACGAGCGCTAATTTCCATGTTTTACTTCGCTAATTTAAACTATTTATACTTTAGTAAGTTAGCAAATTTTGATTTTAAAACTAGCTTTCTTTAAGATATCTTAATAATTTTGAAATAATCCTCATTTACTTAACAGTAGTATCTCTGCTTGACAAGAATTACAAAAATGGTTGGGGCAGTCATTTGCTGCAAAAAGTAAGATAAAAAATAAAAAAAACTAACTATTGATGGATATTATCATCAATTTAACACAGTTATTTTAATTATGTATAAATACTGAGATTTTTTAATAATTCTGTATTTATAATAACTAGACTAAAAAGAGGTTTATATTGTGCAGCATCAAGTTAATACAACAAGGTCAAATCTATTTTTTGAACATTTAAGTCCAGTTATAGGTGTAGGATTTCCTATTCCTAAAGACTGGTTGCCAATAACAAGTTTTCCCTTACTTATTCTAGTAGGTATGACTGGAGTGGGAAAAAGCACAATCACAAAAGCTTTGGCTGAAGAAGGCTTGGATTTTACACTTTTACCTAATCGTCGTGTTTTAACCGAACGCGTGATAATTGCACCAATGTTAAAAATGCAAGAGAAACTCGTGCAACCACATTGCCGGATTAAACGTTTAACTTATACTCGCCTTTATCGAGAATACTTTCCTGGTGGAATGGGTCACATTTTAGCTTCTCTACACATCAATCCACAAGAAGTCAACTCCATGTTAGTTTTCGATAGTTTGCGTGGTGAAAATGAGGTTCGCTATGCAGCTACAGCTTTAAAAAATGCTAAATTTGTAATGTTGACCGCACCAAATACGGTGCGTTTAGAAAGGCTTCTAAAACGTCATGATTCTTTTGATCGAATTGCCGATCAAGAATTAGACGATCGTATGCAAATTATCCCAGAAGTACTGAGCAATTTTGCTAGTTTGGGCGTACCAGAGGCTTCTGCTTATTTTACTCCTAAAGAAGAACAACAAATCTTAGAACTTGTAAGCAAACAAGTTGTTACAGGTGTAGAATTGCGAGAAAAACTAAAAATATTTGTGGAAGAGAGTCAAAACTATGATTCGGTTCCGACAAAACATATTTTAGAAGCGATGGATACAAGCGATCGCTCTCTTATAATTGATACTATAACTAGTCCCCAAGAATCAGCCAAAGTAATTATTTCTCAATTATGCAAATCTGTTAATATAAAAACTAATAAGTGAATATCCTTAGTAAGAATTAGTATAGGGATTGCTCAATGTCGCTATCTGAATTTGCAATTGTAGAAAGTACTCTCCGTGAAGGTGAACAATTCGTCAAAGCCAATTTCTCTTCAGATGATAAAGTCGAAATCGCTGAGGCCCTTGCTGCATTTGGAGTGGAATATATAGAGTTAACGTCACCAATCGCTTCACCTCAGTCTAGACAAGACTGTGAAAGATTGTCTCGCTTAGGCTTGCCATCCAAAATATTAACTCACATTCGCTGTCACTTAGAAGATGCTAAAGTCGCTTTAGCCACAGGTGTCGCTGGGATTAATTTAACTATTGGTAGTTCTTCTTTGATGCGCCAGTTCAGTCATGGTAAAAATATTAATCAAATTATTGATTTAGCATCTGAAGTTTTAACTTTTATTCATCAACAAGCCCCCGATATTGAGTTACGGTTTTCGGCTGAGGATTCGTCACGCACTCCCATAGAAGATTTAATTGCAATTTATTCTGAGATTGAAAAGTTAGGAGTTGTCAAACGCATAGGAATTGCCGATACAGTAGGAATTATTACGCCAATGCAAGTATTTGAATTAGTGAAGACTTTGCGCCAGTTCACTAATTTAGATATTGAGTTTCACGGTCATAATGATACAGAATGTGCAAATGCTAACAGTTATACAGCACTGGAAGCGGGAGCAACTCATATTGACACTTGTGTTTTGGGAATTGGTGAGCGAAATGGTATTACTTCACTAGCTGGATTTATTGCGAGATTATATGCTACAAATCCAGAGCAGATTAAGTCTAAATATCGCTTGGATGAACTTGGTTCCTTGCATGAATTAGTTGCGAGAAAAGTTGGAGTTTCTATTCCTTTTAACCATTGTGTTTTTGGTGAAAGTGCTTTTAGTCATAAAGCTGGCATTCATACTAAAGCTATGCTCAATAACTCGGAGACTTATGAAGCTATTAATCCCCGGAGTTTTGGTGTAACGCGCTCAATTTTAATTAATCATAAATTGGCTGGAAAACAGGCGGTTAATCACCGAGCTAATGAATTAGGACTTTCCTTTAATTTATCCCAGCTTAAAGATATTACCCATAGGTTGAAAGCTTTAGCTGATAACCAAAGTCTTACCATCGAAGATGTAGATAATATTTTATATTCTTATCATTGTCAGTAAATTTGAAAATATACGCACTTACTGTCCAAGTGCAGATCCCCGACTTCTTAAAGAAGTTGGGGATCTAAATCCACCCATATCTGCTATTAATCTATCTTATGTAAGAAAACTGTAAAAATTACTGCTTTTCCATTATTTTTCAAGCTTTTTTAAGATGAATGTTTGCTGTTCTTTATAAATGATTCATAATTTCAACTTATAAAGTTGATAGCATATATGTAAGTTAAAAGGATTTAAATAACATTTTTGCAAAACTGGTGAGCAATGCTCACCATTCTATTTGCCAAGCAAATTTATATTAGTAAAAAAGTTAACTGAGGAGTAGTTATGAATCGAACCAACAGTAAAAAATTGAGTGAAGTAACAACCCAATGGCTAATAGCAAAAAGCTATAATCCTAGCGATTTAAATCAGCCGGGTGAAAATGGTGATACAGCTTTAATGAAAGCGACAAGAGAAGGAGTTTATACAGTCGTCAAAGAACTAATTGATGCTGGTGCGGATATTAATGCTCGAAATAGCGATCGCAACAATGCTTTGTGGTTTGCTTGTTTTGGTAATCACTACGATTTAATTAATTTACTCTTGGCTGACAACATTGACATTAACAACCAAAATGATAATGGTGCAACTGTTTTAATGTACGCAGCATCAGCCGGAAAGACAGAAGTCGTCAAGTTACTTTTACAACATCATCCTAATTTATATTTAAAGAACTTAGACGATTATAAAGCCATAGATTTTGCTAGCAACGTAGAAGTCTTAAGGATAATTAAAAATGCCATCAAGTCAGATATCGGGCAAAGCCTATCATGACGCTACCAAGCATTCTTACTTATCGGTACAACTCGATCCAAATTATGTAGATGCTTCAACACAGCCATCTTCATTTAAAGTTTATCCTAAGTTTTATCGGAGAGTGAAATTAAATCTCAATAATCCTGTTCATTCTTTTATCTCCTTAACCAGTGCGATAACACTGGAAAAAGTATATAAAGATGGCCCTTATAAACTGCGGGTGAATCCATCAGCAGGCGCTCTGTATCCTACAGAAGTTTACGTACAGATTCGCGGCATTGAGGGAATAGTAGATGGTATATACCATCTAGAAATTGAGAATAATTGTCTAACTCTCATCTATGAATTAATTGATGATGGGTTAGAGAGTTATATTATACCGGGTAAATGTATCAACGGATTCATCTTTTTAATTAGTTGTGTTTATTATAGGTCTAGCTGGAAATATCAAAATAGAAGCATGAGATATTGCCTATTAGATAGCGGACACCATTTAGGTGCGATCGCAGCTTCAGCTTTTCTCCACAACCGAGATATACAACTAATTTTTGACTTTGATAAACTCACTCTCAATTTAGATTTGGGATTTGAGAATAAAGAGTTTATCACTGCTTGCGCGGTGTTAGGAGAAATACAAGATAAAAAAATCAGAAGCTTAAGGCTGAAAGTTCCTTTTGTTTCTGGTACAGATTATTTTGAATCCAATCAATTTATTGAAGATGCCTATCAAGCAACTACTCAACAAAAGAGTCGTCAGCAGAAATTAGAGTATCCTCAATTTGATTTCGATCGGGATAAATTTTATCAAACTGTTTGGGATAGACGTTCTATTAGACGTTTCCGGAAAGAGGCTATTTCTCAAGAAGATTATTTATATGTAGTGCAACAACTTCAACAGTCAATACCGACAGAAAACTATGAGGAAATAGAAATTTACTCAGTGGTGCATCGAGTAGGGGGAATGACACCTGGGTTATATAGAGGTACACATCTGGTTAAAACGGGTAATTTTAGTGAAAAGACAGGTTACTTATGTATTAATCAGGCTATTGCTAGAGATGGCGCTGTAACTTTATTTTTTGTGTCAGATTATTTAAATTATCAAACGGCTATGCAAATAGCTGGTTTTCTCGGACAAAGACTTTATTTAACTAGTAATTATTTGGGAATTCAGTGTAGTGGAATTGGTGCTTATTATGATGACGAAACCCAAGAATTATTAGAAACAAATAAAGATGTACTTTATGGAATGGTGATTGGAATATAA
Protein-coding sequences here:
- the nifX gene encoding nitrogen fixation protein NifX, whose amino-acid sequence is MKIAFTTSDRVHINAHFGWAKMIDVYEISDEGYHFVETLNFEGELKEDGNEDKINPKLEAIGDCTIIYVTAIGGSAAARLIKKGVTPVKARSEEEEISEVLNKLVKTLKGNPPPWLRKALQPKTTNFADEIEDEAKV
- a CDS encoding NifX-associated nitrogen fixation protein, with protein sequence MTTNNSVNGTATTEVLNSPFLKVLIKQIRGQDSYGVYRTWSDELILKPFIVTKQKKREISVEGEVDPITQARIMAFFRAVAAGIEQETGLISQVVVDLSHEGFGWALVFSGRLLLAVKTLRDAQRFGFDSVEKLAEEGENYVKKGLDLAKRFPEVGNL
- a CDS encoding CCE_0567 family metalloprotein, with product MQAEETSIEEIQGKIRRLNSKAGQMKMDLHDLAEGLPTDYTQLMDVAAATYEIYRQLDELKQHLKQLENAK
- the nifW gene encoding nitrogenase-stabilizing/protective protein NifW, with product MTGTIDELKKLVDAEEFFQFFNMSYDVEVVNVNRLHILKKFSQYIQEIDNNSPDLSQEEKLNQYSLALQKAYQVFIESTPHEQKLFKVFNDKPKNVVTLTEITSD
- a CDS encoding HesA/MoeB/ThiF family protein; protein product: MVNLTPTELERYRRQMMLPNFGEAAQKRLKSATVLVTGVGGLGGTAALYLAVAGVGRLILVRGGDLRQDDMNRQVLMTDDWVGKPRVFKAKETLDAINPDVQVEAVHDYITPENVDSLVQSADMALDCAHNFTERNLLNEACVRSRKPMVEAAMNGMEAYLTTIIPGVTPCLSCLFPEKPDWDQRGFSVLGAVSGTLACLTALEAIKLITGFSQPLLSQLLTIDLNRMEFAKRRSHRDRSCPVCGNSAPWRHAQSNSMEPTGIAQNT
- a CDS encoding HesB/IscA family protein, producing the protein MAVILSEKAEFHLRAFLKGSAPDANGATKGVRISVKDGGCSGYEYAIDITSKPQPDDLVSQQGKVLVYVDAKSAPLLDGVIVDFVEGVMESGFKFINPNATDTCGCGKSFKTDDGTPTGVPCS
- a CDS encoding 2Fe-2S iron-sulfur cluster-binding protein, translated to MASYQVRLINKKEDIDTTIEVDEETTILEAAEENGIELPFSCHAGSCSSCVGKVVEGEVNQDDQNFLDDDQVSKGYALLCVTYPRSNCTIKTHQEAYLV
- a CDS encoding FeoA family protein is translated as MFTSFSVTGCSLELLRTGERGIVIFCKTQDETILKKLISMGIITGTHIIFKQDFPSFILNINNKDFVLDLESVRAIYVRVIDNSINYYV
- a CDS encoding TOBE domain-containing protein, with translation MEISARNSLKGTVKKVVHGSVNTEITLELAPGVELVSIITKSSAEKLGLAEGKQAYAVIKSSDVIVAVD
- a CDS encoding AAA family ATPase, which encodes MQHQVNTTRSNLFFEHLSPVIGVGFPIPKDWLPITSFPLLILVGMTGVGKSTITKALAEEGLDFTLLPNRRVLTERVIIAPMLKMQEKLVQPHCRIKRLTYTRLYREYFPGGMGHILASLHINPQEVNSMLVFDSLRGENEVRYAATALKNAKFVMLTAPNTVRLERLLKRHDSFDRIADQELDDRMQIIPEVLSNFASLGVPEASAYFTPKEEQQILELVSKQVVTGVELREKLKIFVEESQNYDSVPTKHILEAMDTSDRSLIIDTITSPQESAKVIISQLCKSVNIKTNK
- the lysS gene encoding homocitrate synthase, coding for MSLSEFAIVESTLREGEQFVKANFSSDDKVEIAEALAAFGVEYIELTSPIASPQSRQDCERLSRLGLPSKILTHIRCHLEDAKVALATGVAGINLTIGSSSLMRQFSHGKNINQIIDLASEVLTFIHQQAPDIELRFSAEDSSRTPIEDLIAIYSEIEKLGVVKRIGIADTVGIITPMQVFELVKTLRQFTNLDIEFHGHNDTECANANSYTALEAGATHIDTCVLGIGERNGITSLAGFIARLYATNPEQIKSKYRLDELGSLHELVARKVGVSIPFNHCVFGESAFSHKAGIHTKAMLNNSETYEAINPRSFGVTRSILINHKLAGKQAVNHRANELGLSFNLSQLKDITHRLKALADNQSLTIEDVDNILYSYHCQ
- a CDS encoding ankyrin repeat domain-containing protein, with amino-acid sequence MNRTNSKKLSEVTTQWLIAKSYNPSDLNQPGENGDTALMKATREGVYTVVKELIDAGADINARNSDRNNALWFACFGNHYDLINLLLADNIDINNQNDNGATVLMYAASAGKTEVVKLLLQHHPNLYLKNLDDYKAIDFASNVEVLRIIKNAIKSDIGQSLS
- a CDS encoding SagB/ThcOx family dehydrogenase, with protein sequence MPSSQISGKAYHDATKHSYLSVQLDPNYVDASTQPSSFKVYPKFYRRVKLNLNNPVHSFISLTSAITLEKVYKDGPYKLRVNPSAGALYPTEVYVQIRGIEGIVDGIYHLEIENNCLTLIYELIDDGLESYIIPGKCINGFIFLISCVYYRSSWKYQNRSMRYCLLDSGHHLGAIAASAFLHNRDIQLIFDFDKLTLNLDLGFENKEFITACAVLGEIQDKKIRSLRLKVPFVSGTDYFESNQFIEDAYQATTQQKSRQQKLEYPQFDFDRDKFYQTVWDRRSIRRFRKEAISQEDYLYVVQQLQQSIPTENYEEIEIYSVVHRVGGMTPGLYRGTHLVKTGNFSEKTGYLCINQAIARDGAVTLFFVSDYLNYQTAMQIAGFLGQRLYLTSNYLGIQCSGIGAYYDDETQELLETNKDVLYGMVIGI